A genomic segment from Chitinophaga flava encodes:
- a CDS encoding AAA family ATPase, whose protein sequence is MNELLVDKLNDVLQQLKRTFIGKDDIIDLMGICLAGRENLFLLGPPGTAKSAMVRALAARLDGRTFEYLLTRFTEPNELFGPFDIRKLREGDLVTNTEGMLPEASFIFLDELLNANSAILNSLLMVLNERIFRRGRETRQLPALMIVGASNHLPEDEALQALYDRFLVRVKCDNVDPQQLSAVLQAGWSMEMAATTTPGISSDEILQLQQQIGQVNLDDIRPAYLTLIQQLRNAGLQVSDRRAVKLQRLIAASALICKRSTARISDMWVLRHIWDTEEQQPIISAIVNEVVNKDTDPEKEHPRAQHSGLPDADEIYKELQQMTSQWDDTTVGPAERAAIKDRLRYLNGRCEWISNETQRGFVMQPIDALWKKIMQES, encoded by the coding sequence ATGAATGAACTACTGGTTGATAAACTGAATGATGTACTACAGCAACTGAAACGGACATTTATCGGGAAAGATGATATTATTGATCTGATGGGCATCTGCCTTGCCGGCCGCGAAAACCTGTTCCTGCTGGGCCCTCCCGGCACCGCCAAAAGCGCCATGGTAAGAGCACTCGCCGCCAGACTGGATGGCCGGACCTTTGAATATCTCCTGACCAGGTTTACAGAACCCAACGAGCTTTTTGGACCTTTCGATATACGCAAACTAAGAGAAGGAGACCTTGTCACCAACACTGAAGGTATGCTGCCCGAAGCCTCTTTTATTTTTCTGGATGAACTCCTCAATGCCAACAGCGCCATCCTCAACAGCCTGCTGATGGTACTCAATGAAAGGATTTTCCGGAGAGGAAGGGAAACCAGACAACTGCCAGCCCTCATGATTGTTGGGGCCAGCAACCACCTCCCCGAAGATGAAGCCCTGCAGGCTTTATACGATCGCTTTCTGGTAAGAGTGAAATGTGATAACGTAGATCCGCAACAGTTATCCGCTGTACTGCAGGCAGGCTGGAGCATGGAAATGGCTGCTACCACCACCCCCGGCATCAGCAGCGACGAAATACTCCAGCTCCAGCAACAGATCGGACAGGTTAATCTGGACGACATCCGTCCGGCATATCTCACCCTGATACAACAACTCCGGAATGCAGGTCTGCAGGTATCCGACCGCCGTGCAGTAAAACTGCAGCGGTTGATCGCTGCCAGCGCCCTCATCTGCAAACGCAGCACCGCCCGTATATCTGACATGTGGGTACTACGCCATATCTGGGATACAGAAGAACAGCAACCTATCATCAGCGCCATCGTGAATGAAGTGGTCAACAAGGATACTGATCCTGAAAAGGAACATCCACGCGCCCAACACAGCGGCCTGCCTGATGCAGATGAAATCTATAAAGAGCTGCAGCAAATGACTTCCCAATGGGACGACACCACCGTAGGCCCCGCCGAAAGAGCAGCGATCAAAGACCGGCTGCGTTATCTCAACGGGCGCTGTGAGTGGATTTCCAATGAAACTCAACGTGGGTTTGTGATGCAACCGATTGATGCCCTGTGGAAAAAAATCATGCAGGAATCATGA